Proteins from a single region of Nitrososphaerota archaeon:
- a CDS encoding FRG domain-containing protein — MNDLTSYLESDSRTFSGPVWYRGQSDLQWNLKPSIYRLKKSINEMDLLKRFKLNATMLLDGLPDRPYEWLFVMRHYSVPTRLLDWTESPLVAAYFAARRRRKAGAIWVLSPISLNKQEGRSFTNIDTSLPSFGEDPGIVNQYAPSSEFETQPGALPPLAISAPRNNQRMQAQLGTYTIHHLRKTPIERVGDATHVWRFIIPGSYKKKIMKELRTLGITQFQMFPELESIGRAIAEEV; from the coding sequence GTGAATGATCTGACATCTTACCTTGAAAGCGATAGCAGGACGTTCTCAGGGCCGGTCTGGTATCGAGGCCAGTCTGATCTCCAGTGGAATTTGAAACCATCAATCTATAGGCTGAAGAAGAGCATAAACGAGATGGACCTTCTGAAACGCTTCAAACTCAACGCCACTATGCTCCTTGATGGCCTCCCAGACAGACCATACGAATGGCTTTTCGTTATGAGACATTATTCCGTCCCAACACGCCTCCTGGATTGGACGGAAAGTCCTCTAGTTGCAGCCTACTTCGCGGCGAGAAGACGAAGAAAGGCAGGGGCAATATGGGTCTTGTCTCCAATAAGCCTGAATAAGCAGGAAGGTCGTTCGTTTACCAACATCGACACAAGCCTCCCTTCGTTCGGAGAAGACCCAGGAATCGTGAACCAATACGCACCTTCGAGTGAGTTTGAGACTCAACCGGGAGCACTCCCTCCCCTCGCAATTAGCGCCCCTCGAAACAATCAGCGCATGCAAGCTCAACTGGGCACCTACACTATTCACCATCTTCGGAAGACACCTATTGAAAGAGTGGGGGACGCTACGCACGTATGGCGTTTTATAATTCCAGGATCGTACAAGAAGAAAATAATGAAAGAGCTTCGGACTCTTGGGATAACGCAATTCCAGATGTTCCCCGAGTTAGAGAGTATCGGAAGGGCGATAGCAGAAGAGGTCTAG